In Microbacterium lushaniae, the following are encoded in one genomic region:
- a CDS encoding zinc-dependent alcohol dehydrogenase family protein, with translation MRAVMMYGPGDVRVEERPRPEILAPTDAVIRVTATCICGSDLWPYRGLEPLAATPQRMGHEYIGVVEEIGAEVRNLTAGDYVVGSFVASDNTCEICRAGYQSRCVHQVMMGAIGTQAEYARIPLADGTLVRTPAEPTPEQVPSLLAASDVLGTGWYAAVAAEAAPGKTVAVVGDGAVGLLGILAASQLGAERVIAMSRHADRQALARRFGATDIVADRGEAGVAAIKDMTHGLGAHSVIEAVGTQGSMEQAIRSTRPGGHIGYVGVSHDVTLDGAELFFASVHLHGGPAPVRRFLPELVELIWDGVIVPGDVFDLTLPLADAAEGYRAMDERRAIKVLLTL, from the coding sequence ATGCGTGCAGTGATGATGTACGGGCCCGGCGATGTGCGGGTGGAGGAGCGGCCCAGACCGGAGATCCTCGCGCCGACGGATGCGGTCATCCGCGTGACGGCGACCTGCATCTGCGGGTCCGACCTGTGGCCGTACCGCGGGCTCGAGCCGCTCGCCGCGACTCCCCAGCGGATGGGCCACGAGTACATCGGTGTCGTCGAGGAGATCGGAGCGGAGGTGCGGAACCTGACGGCGGGAGACTACGTCGTGGGGTCCTTCGTCGCCTCCGACAACACGTGCGAGATCTGCCGTGCCGGATACCAGTCCCGCTGCGTGCATCAGGTGATGATGGGCGCGATCGGCACGCAGGCGGAGTACGCCCGCATCCCGCTGGCCGATGGAACTCTCGTCCGGACCCCGGCAGAGCCGACCCCGGAGCAGGTGCCCTCGCTCCTGGCGGCATCCGATGTGCTCGGCACCGGGTGGTACGCCGCGGTGGCCGCCGAGGCCGCGCCGGGAAAGACGGTCGCCGTCGTCGGCGACGGAGCCGTCGGGCTGCTCGGCATCCTCGCCGCCAGTCAGCTGGGTGCCGAGCGGGTCATCGCGATGTCGCGTCACGCCGACCGGCAGGCCCTGGCGCGCAGGTTCGGGGCGACCGACATCGTCGCCGACCGCGGTGAGGCCGGTGTCGCGGCCATCAAGGACATGACCCACGGCCTGGGCGCCCACAGCGTCATCGAGGCGGTGGGCACGCAGGGGTCGATGGAGCAGGCGATCCGCTCCACCCGGCCCGGCGGCCACATCGGGTACGTGGGCGTGTCGCACGACGTGACCCTCGACGGCGCCGAGCTGTTCTTCGCCAGCGTGCACCTGCACGGCGGACCGGCGCCGGTGCGCCGTTTCCTGCCCGAACTCGTCGAGCTGATCTGGGACGGCGTCATCGTCCCCGGCGACGTGTTCGACCTCACCCTGCCCCTGGCGGATGCGGCGGAGGGCTACCGTGCGATGGACGAGCGCCGCGCGATCAAGGTTCTGCTGACCCTGTGA
- a CDS encoding cupin domain-containing protein: protein MTEHSPAPADIQVVRIDELPTFEVTPGITGRLLPATDLIRAWAYDFAPGTRWPTTDHHVLEERYYVASGEIDDNGTTYPAGTYVVFSPGTSHRPGSTAGGRMIGLSDARDPGEPVTG from the coding sequence ATGACCGAGCACTCCCCCGCCCCCGCCGACATCCAGGTCGTGCGGATCGACGAACTGCCCACCTTCGAGGTGACCCCCGGCATCACCGGGCGCCTTCTGCCCGCGACCGACCTGATCCGCGCGTGGGCCTACGACTTCGCTCCCGGGACGCGGTGGCCCACCACGGATCATCACGTGCTCGAGGAGCGCTATTACGTGGCGTCCGGCGAGATCGACGACAACGGCACGACGTATCCGGCGGGAACCTACGTCGTGTTCTCGCCCGGCACCTCGCACCGCCCCGGGTCCACCGCCGGCGGGCGGATGATCGGGCTCAGCGACGCGCGCGACCCCGGCGAGCCCGTCACCGGCTGA
- a CDS encoding prolipoprotein diacylglyceryl transferase — protein sequence MFPTLRDLIPWLPPVDTHAVFVALGLGAAGVVFLVERRRRGVSDPRVAYIVLGALMGAAVFSRLGTWAQHLDPSRNLSLIDQLAYGNASMLSALVGAWLGVHVAKRIVRFPDRTGDLFAPAVALAMVIGRIGCLLTEKPGTPTGGGWGIVLDPAAAARVGAEAGVPLHPSFVYEIVFHAAAFALLWFWLRHRPVAAGETLTLFIAAYALFRFGVEFVRGNEVAWLGLTRPQLFLAVTIPLLLARIVWMARRGTLRETADPETESGRTTSNAQHA from the coding sequence GTGTTCCCCACTCTTCGCGACCTCATCCCGTGGCTGCCGCCGGTGGACACGCACGCCGTCTTCGTCGCCCTGGGCCTGGGAGCTGCCGGCGTGGTGTTCCTGGTGGAGAGACGCCGCCGCGGGGTGAGCGATCCGCGGGTGGCCTATATCGTCCTCGGGGCACTGATGGGCGCGGCGGTGTTCTCCCGCCTGGGCACGTGGGCCCAGCACCTGGATCCCTCGCGGAACCTGAGCCTCATCGATCAGCTCGCGTACGGCAACGCCTCGATGCTGTCGGCGCTGGTGGGCGCGTGGCTGGGCGTGCACGTGGCCAAGCGCATCGTGCGCTTCCCCGATCGCACCGGCGACCTCTTCGCCCCCGCCGTCGCGCTGGCGATGGTGATCGGGCGCATCGGATGCCTCCTCACCGAGAAGCCCGGAACCCCCACCGGCGGCGGATGGGGCATCGTGCTCGACCCGGCGGCCGCCGCACGGGTGGGGGCCGAGGCCGGGGTGCCGCTGCATCCGAGCTTCGTCTACGAGATCGTCTTCCATGCGGCGGCCTTCGCCCTGCTGTGGTTCTGGCTGCGCCACCGCCCGGTCGCCGCCGGGGAGACGCTCACGCTGTTCATCGCGGCGTACGCGCTCTTCCGTTTCGGTGTGGAGTTCGTGCGCGGCAACGAGGTCGCCTGGCTCGGCCTCACGCGCCCGCAGCTGTTCCTGGCCGTCACCATCCCGCTGCTGCTCGCACGCATCGTGTGGATGGCGCGGCGCGGGACGCTCCGCGAAACCGCCGACCCCGAAACCGAATCAGGAAGGACGACGTCGAATGCCCAGCACGCCTGA
- a CDS encoding DMT family transporter, which translates to MSWIVLVVSGVLEAVWATALGRSEGFTKLWPTVIFGAALVASMGGLAWALREIPTGTGYAVWVGIGATLTVAYGMFTGTEPVSLVKILLILGLVGCIIGLKLVSS; encoded by the coding sequence ATGTCGTGGATCGTTCTGGTCGTCTCCGGTGTCCTCGAAGCGGTCTGGGCGACCGCGCTGGGCAGGTCGGAGGGGTTCACCAAGCTCTGGCCGACGGTGATCTTCGGTGCCGCCCTCGTGGCGAGCATGGGCGGCCTCGCGTGGGCACTGCGGGAGATCCCCACCGGCACCGGCTACGCCGTGTGGGTCGGGATCGGGGCCACCCTGACCGTCGCGTACGGAATGTTCACGGGCACCGAGCCGGTGTCGCTCGTGAAGATCCTGCTCATCCTGGGCCTGGTCGGCTGCATCATCGGACTGAAGCTCGTCAGCTCCTGA
- the glsA gene encoding glutaminase A, translating into MSRSADPARYDLEGLRDRVLAEEGGTVDDSIPELAGADADLCAIALALPDGTVRGSTQADVPFSIQSAVKPFLFALALVDTGGEALHRIGIEPTGEAFDAIKLESGTGRPPNPMVNAGALLTAALVDGGDVEGRNERIRRGLAAFAGRELEVDEDVARSEHLLGDRNHALAHLMRAEGTLEVGADDAVAVYARACATLVDAEALAVMGATLACGGVNPVTGERVLPEESARDVVSVMATCGVYDGSGRWMRGVGIPAKSSVSGAIVLSAPRTLGAAVISPPLDERGTSVRGRIACERLSDELGLHVFG; encoded by the coding sequence ATGAGCCGTTCCGCAGACCCTGCCCGATACGACCTCGAGGGGCTCCGCGACCGGGTGCTCGCCGAAGAGGGCGGGACGGTGGATGACAGCATCCCCGAGCTCGCCGGTGCCGACGCCGACCTGTGCGCGATCGCGCTGGCGCTGCCCGACGGCACGGTGCGCGGCAGCACGCAGGCGGATGTGCCGTTCAGCATCCAGTCCGCCGTCAAGCCGTTCCTCTTCGCGCTCGCGCTGGTGGACACCGGCGGCGAGGCGCTGCACCGCATCGGGATCGAACCGACCGGCGAGGCGTTCGACGCGATCAAACTGGAAAGCGGCACGGGGCGTCCGCCCAACCCGATGGTCAACGCCGGTGCGCTGCTGACGGCGGCTCTCGTCGACGGTGGCGATGTCGAGGGTCGCAACGAACGCATCCGGCGCGGCCTCGCGGCGTTCGCGGGGCGGGAGCTCGAGGTCGACGAAGACGTCGCGCGCAGCGAGCATCTGCTCGGCGACCGCAATCACGCCCTCGCGCACCTGATGCGCGCCGAGGGCACGCTGGAGGTGGGGGCCGACGACGCGGTCGCCGTGTATGCGCGCGCGTGCGCGACCCTCGTGGACGCCGAGGCGCTCGCGGTCATGGGGGCGACGCTGGCGTGCGGGGGTGTGAACCCGGTGACGGGGGAGCGCGTGCTGCCGGAGGAATCGGCTCGTGACGTCGTGTCGGTCATGGCCACGTGCGGTGTCTACGACGGATCGGGCCGGTGGATGCGCGGCGTCGGCATCCCCGCGAAATCCAGCGTCTCCGGCGCCATCGTGCTGTCGGCGCCGCGGACCCTCGGCGCCGCCGTGATCAGCCCCCCGCTGGACGAGCGGGGCACGAGCGTGCGCGGGCGCATCGCCTGCGAACGCCTCAGCGACGAACTGGGCCTGCACGTCTTCGGCTGA
- a CDS encoding TetR/AcrR family transcriptional regulator — translation MVDADQRRDEIASAVWRVIRRDGLERASVREVAREAGLSTGSLRHYFSSQPELLVFTMRSVMERIERRVAAVHQPDDALQAAKLVLAELLPLDDERQAENEVWMAFTSRALVDPQLGSLRDEAYDRMREACVLWVGRLCGDAGEDVREVEAERLFAVLDGLAVHAAIRPERATPARLRAALDHHLDQVTSSCR, via the coding sequence ATGGTTGACGCCGATCAGCGCAGAGACGAGATCGCTTCGGCGGTGTGGCGGGTCATTCGCCGCGATGGTCTGGAACGGGCGTCCGTGCGGGAGGTGGCGCGCGAAGCCGGGCTGTCCACGGGGTCGCTGCGGCACTATTTCAGCAGCCAGCCGGAGTTGCTGGTCTTCACGATGAGGTCGGTGATGGAGCGGATCGAGCGGCGCGTCGCGGCGGTGCATCAGCCGGATGATGCGTTGCAGGCCGCGAAGCTGGTGCTGGCGGAGCTGCTGCCGTTGGACGACGAGCGGCAAGCAGAGAACGAGGTGTGGATGGCCTTCACTTCTCGGGCTCTGGTCGACCCTCAGCTCGGATCACTGCGCGACGAAGCCTATGACCGGATGCGTGAGGCCTGTGTGCTGTGGGTCGGCCGGTTGTGCGGTGACGCCGGCGAGGACGTGCGCGAGGTGGAAGCGGAACGCTTGTTCGCCGTGCTCGACGGCCTGGCCGTCCACGCAGCCATCCGGCCAGAACGTGCGACGCCCGCTCGGCTGCGGGCCGCGCTCGATCATCACCTGGACCAGGTCACCTCGTCGTGTCGCTGA
- a CDS encoding radical SAM protein, with protein MSQAGAGMPLRDYRVHRYVNAFCPQCHEEDPDRPLSEVRRLSGWLADRDGTIWLERGCPDHGLIRTLYDESAEILTYLEQWTAPTKVHTPDLAGNFKPVPSAYEDGLPQMQTQHTCILLEDLTDHCNLRCPTCFAESSPAASSIAPLAEVLASVDARLARENGRIDVLMLSGGEPTLYPWLEQLLEHLVARPVVRILINSNGLRIAQDDAFVETLKKHRERVEIYLQYDGESAESSRFHRGADIRRFKERAIQRLSDAGVFMTLTMTATLGVNDGEMGDVIRRAMATPFVGGVTIQPVFGSGRSSGIDPTARLTHTGVLARLGPQTGGEVTWRDLTALPCSHPHCCSVGYLLKDDSGDWKSLVGLIGHDQLKGFLDLQPDMLANRIADSNVNKAIREVVKGSLLDLLSEQSSLSHPSMATIWRDICQNCDLGIGTLATLAASKLPGQHARLRKMMGERVLRITVKPFMDINTMIEERLTQCCVHVATVNETTAAHQCAPFCAVQAWAPLSRTRISTATGGRRQIPVSVA; from the coding sequence ATGAGCCAGGCCGGAGCGGGGATGCCCCTGCGCGACTACCGCGTCCATCGATACGTCAACGCATTCTGCCCGCAATGCCACGAGGAGGATCCGGACCGCCCGCTGAGCGAGGTCCGGCGGCTGTCGGGGTGGCTCGCCGATCGCGACGGGACGATCTGGCTCGAGCGCGGATGCCCCGATCACGGCCTCATCCGCACGCTCTACGACGAGTCCGCCGAGATCCTCACGTACCTCGAGCAGTGGACGGCGCCGACCAAGGTGCACACCCCCGATCTCGCGGGAAACTTCAAGCCGGTGCCGTCGGCGTACGAGGACGGGCTGCCGCAGATGCAGACCCAGCACACGTGCATCCTGCTGGAAGACCTCACCGACCACTGCAACCTGCGCTGCCCCACGTGCTTCGCGGAGTCCAGCCCCGCCGCATCCTCCATCGCGCCGCTGGCGGAGGTGCTCGCGTCGGTCGACGCACGACTGGCGCGGGAGAACGGCCGGATCGACGTGCTCATGCTCTCCGGCGGCGAACCGACGCTGTACCCGTGGCTCGAGCAGCTGCTCGAGCACCTCGTGGCGCGGCCGGTCGTGCGCATCCTGATCAACTCCAACGGCCTGCGCATCGCCCAGGACGACGCATTCGTGGAGACGCTCAAGAAGCACCGCGAGCGCGTGGAGATCTACCTGCAGTACGACGGCGAATCCGCCGAATCGTCCCGGTTCCACCGGGGAGCCGACATCCGCCGATTCAAGGAGCGCGCGATCCAGCGGCTCTCGGATGCGGGTGTGTTCATGACGCTCACCATGACCGCGACGCTCGGGGTCAACGACGGCGAGATGGGTGACGTCATCCGCCGCGCGATGGCGACGCCCTTCGTCGGCGGCGTCACGATCCAGCCGGTGTTCGGCTCCGGACGCTCCTCCGGCATCGACCCCACCGCGCGCCTCACCCACACGGGGGTGCTCGCCAGGCTCGGTCCGCAGACCGGCGGCGAGGTCACGTGGCGCGACCTCACGGCGCTGCCGTGCAGCCATCCGCACTGCTGCTCGGTGGGGTACCTGCTGAAGGACGACTCCGGCGACTGGAAATCGCTCGTCGGGCTGATCGGCCACGACCAGCTGAAGGGCTTCCTCGACCTCCAGCCCGACATGCTCGCCAACCGCATCGCCGACTCGAACGTGAACAAGGCGATCCGGGAGGTCGTGAAGGGCTCGCTGCTGGACCTGCTGAGCGAGCAGTCGTCGCTGTCGCACCCGTCGATGGCCACCATCTGGCGCGACATCTGCCAGAACTGCGACCTCGGGATCGGCACGCTCGCGACCCTCGCCGCATCCAAGCTCCCCGGTCAGCACGCGCGGCTGCGGAAGATGATGGGTGAGCGCGTGCTGCGCATCACGGTCAAGCCCTTCATGGACATCAACACGATGATCGAAGAGCGCCTCACCCAGTGCTGCGTGCACGTGGCGACCGTCAACGAGACCACCGCCGCCCACCAGTGCGCGCCGTTCTGCGCCGTGCAGGCGTGGGCACCGCTCTCGCGCACCCGCATCTCCACGGCCACCGGCGGTCGCCGGCAGATCCCCGTGAGCGTCGCATGA